GTACTGTATCTAGGAAGTCTGTTGGATCTGTGACGTTGTGAGTATGGAACGCTACCTGCGAAGGTTTAGTGAGTAGATTGTGTGTGACTAGTGCGTCGCGGCCCTCTGTGACGTCAGCGTCCCCTACCCGGCCCAGCTCACTGATTCACATCACTAACACTACAACAATTACAAATACACTACTATTTACCATTTTAGACACATATAAATGTCCACCTTATTTATTGGTTAATTCAAAAATTTATATCccattaattttttatcaataactatttacatttaaaaattgtttatcatcgaattataactattattacgaaatattttacaaactttGGTGAAATGCAGAAGTGAATTCGCACGTATAACGCATTATATCTACACAGGTTCACTATGTATGAAGAAATCAAtgcattatattaataaaagtcGATAGAAATTATAGTACACTATCTAAAAATAAGGAATGTAACGGAATGTGTTAACAATAATGAAATTCGGAATGTCTTAACGATAACAATCACAACGCCTTTCATACTTATTGCACtccttcaaaataaattatcgcCTATCACTTAGAACGCGATACTATtatacatttacaatattaacacatcttttaatataaatttaactAATTTATGCGGACGTCGCCGGACGCGATACCGGGGATTCACAAATACTTCCTAATACAAATTACTTTATCCGTAAAACTGAAACCTTTCTAGTGTATTCATAGTAAAATCCAATTTAGAATTGCATATTAAACCAACAGCAATAATAATACACGGCGTTCAGCTACCGTCAAGTTATTTAAGCGAGTTTTAGGTTCCAATCGAAATATTAcactatacagggtgtccctgaaatcgacgtccaacgggcactagatgatcagcaaagttccaactgttatcagaaaaatataaaaaaaattctaagtcctacagtttttaaattacagtgacttatgtgttatccacgaaaaagtacaccctgtgccagtcttttgactcttgttgctacaaatctttatttttccgtctgcagtcttccttacattatcctgaatagtgctccagtaatatggaatcataaattcttagccaactgctttagactggaaaacattgttagttttagaggaaccaaatactctgaataaaattttcaccttactttaagtgactgtactgaataaattatgtatggcgcttgtagtggcaaatttcaccaaagttggcgcatttaataaggattataaaatggtatagcactttgcaaattatttcttaaattcgacacaaaaaaagatttttcaacgaaactccgtttcgatgaatttgtttgaacttactaatatttcttctagtgtactcaaatcatacgttacaacctcgtatgcactagagaACACTTTGCAGgcgatttgttatcattatgttgaaaatcagcgaggatctcttgtcaaacaacattgtctgtctactcatgatttcgcttgcagctttcgtcggcaatattactagacttactagaggaactgatgttgtgtatcatgtttcactaaataatattgaatgattgatcaaatgtgtagtaaaagcaaaaggaacggacgcggcagattcatgtacacagcatatcaacgcggtagtggtatggtgtacatgagcccttacgcacaattactcgtcatatccccatcaaaaaaaaaaaagaaatgggtgaatcctccgattaagttacgtgttcatgtgatcaaatgcgggatgaagcatcaaatattctttagtttgtcgagaatgagttatttgcaccgttacaaggaattgcaggtaaagcaaaaataatttaaaaaatacataatcaacacggcgcaaaaaagccagtgctcagctaaaatgccgaagcccgagtacgatggctcgagatgcacaacatcagttcgtctagcgataatattgcctacgaatgctgcaagcgaaatcacgggtaaacagacaatattgtttgataagagatcctcgctgattttcaacatgatgataaaaaatagcgtgcaaagtgctgtctagtgcatacgaggttataacgtatgatttgagtacactagaataatttttagtaagttcaaataaattcatcgaaacggagtttcgttgaaaaatctttttttgtgtcgaatttaagaaataatttgcaaagtgctataccattttataatccttattaaatgcgccaactttggtgaaatttgccactactagcgccatacataatttattcagtacagccacttaaagtaaggtgaaaattttattgagagtatttggttcctctaaaactaacaatgttttccaatctaaagcagttggctaagaatttatgattccatattactggagcactattcaggataatgtaaggaagactgcagacgaaaaaataaagatttgtagcaacaagagtcaaaagactggcacagggtgtactttttcgtggataacacataagtcactgtaatttaaaaactgtaggacttagaattttttttatatttttctgataacatttggaaccttgccgatcatctggtgcctgttggacgtcgacttcagggacaccctgtatgtgGCCGCCTCGCCAGATCTTTATTGATTTCCTCGCGAGTGATACCTCTACaaaagtaataacaataaacaattgaCGTCGCAGGAACATGAGAAACGTCAGTAGACCATTGCTCACGTTCCTGCGACTTACACCAATTTTAAATAACGTGTCGCCGCGCCATGTGGCCGGCCGACATTAAAGATGTTAAAGTTTCACTATAGTACCACTAAGCACATCAACTTTGAGTTCTGTGGCTTGTGATCGACCAcaagatataaaattaatttctaaaacaCGTACTTAAGATTCGTTACGAGACTTATTAATACACTAACTAAATTCCAGTTTTAGTCCGTCAACATGACAAGATACTAGAAGCGTGTCCCTGAGACGTCTAGCTGCTCGCAGGTATAGTCGACCGCTTGTCTGACAGTAACAGTTGAAGGTACAGTGCATATTGTAGACATGGTGCGCCGGACTTAGTCCTGGCCGTTGTGATGCAGCAGCGTGCGGTTGTCGGGTGGATGCGGCGGGTGCGAGGGCGCGCGGTACGACTCGCCCTCCTCGTCGGCGGAGTTCTCCTTCGACCTATCACTCTTACAGTCTTCCTCCTTCGTAACTCCCGACAGCGAGTCCAGAGCCATCGGCATCGACTGGTATAGTTCCCTCGCCTTGTCGTTAGGCGGGAGTAGATGCAGCATGTTGAGTGGCATCGGGAAGCCTGGAGCGAACTCCGGGTAGAACCCTTGCTGGAATGGATTGAACATTGGATTTGAGGCGATGTCTGGCTCGGAGCTCGCTGGTCGTTGTGAGTGGTCGTCTTTGTCGTGATGTTTTCCTGAAGGCtggttgttgttgttatttccGGAGTTAAGATTTAATACGTCGAGGGGTCCGCCAATACAGTCTTTCCTGAGCTGCTCCAGTTTTAGGCTTTTCCCGTATTTCCCGCGCACATACATTAGCAGCGAGTTGTACGGGATGCCGAAGATCCTTGAGGCCTGGCTAGTCGTCATCTTCTTGTTCCACACGTGCTGCAGCGCCTCCGTCAGCTCGGCGTTCGTCCACGATCGAGGTGGACCACCGCGCGGCGCGCTGTGTTGACCCTTTGGTCGCCCTGTGAAATAGagattacattattaattaaagaattTAGCGAGGTGAGGTTTCATGTCCACAAAACAGAAACGTTAAGCCAACTAATTACGTAAGGAAACAACCGCGAGCGCGGAGTTGTGTGATTTACGAGCGGCGAAGTGCAGGCTCCGCGGCACGACATGTGCCGTGTGCCGCGCCACCGCGACGGCATTACGCGAGTGCACCATTATCTAATAACCATGTTTCGGCTGAGCAATAACTGTGTACGGAGCGAGCGAGCGAAATGAGCGGGTTGCGGCGACATTTTGTTGGCGGCGATTTGTCATTAATTCGATGCGAGCACGCGACTATTACGGCGGTTTGTCAAAAAGAAACGCGGACATGCATACGCCGGCGACGTCGCCCCTaactttatagttttataatttcaacGGAGCACGTTAACTCGATTCCGATCAGataattcgaggaacatttcggAACGTCGGAgaactgatattttattatggaaattagtttttcttttaatagtcGCGGGGGTCACGCGAGctttggaaattaaaaaagatgTTTTCTATTTGTGGCTCGTTAGCAGGGGAGCAGTAGCTGCGGTACACGTGTGCCTGTCTCGAGTCTCGAGCGCGGAGCGATGCGATGGGCGCTAATCGATCGTCGACTATTGTACAGCGGCGACGGCGACCAGCCACAGCGTATTCAAAGCATACGTTAGAGTCGGCGTCTGTTCCCCTATGAGATACGCTATCAGATCGTCTTAATAAACATTTGCTCAGAAACAATGGGCGTTTAACATTCGCGCGGCGAGATTGCGGGACCACTCGATGTGTGATGGGGACGAGGATGCAGCTCGTGCATTATTGCGCTTCGATCCTTTGTTGTGGCACGGCACGCGTCTATTTGTGATGCCAGTGTATGAGCCCCATTGTTCACAGATAACTTGAATACGTATGTGAGTCTTTTCAAGAATATTTGCTAGGAGCTATTGTTGGGGCGTAATACAGAAACCGATCGTTTGTTATTCTTGAAATTGACATCGAATTCAATGGTTGAAGTAGCGAATAATTTTCACGGGTTGAGCTTCAAATAGGGCTGTATTTAACAGGTACTATGTTAGAACGGAGTAGACACAATACACGTCTTTGACCAGGAGACGCAGAATCAAGATTAAGGAACAAATctatactattaatattataaaactgaagagtttgtttgattgtttgtttgaacgcgctaatctccgaaactactggtcagatttgaataattctttttgtgtggaatagtgcatttatcgaggaaggctataggcaataaaacattacgctatgaccaatagcagccaagcagagctggtgaaaccgcgcggaagtagtaattttgtttattaacttaCATTTCTTTTTCACGTTAGTGAATAGTTGTGAATCAAGCGGCGCGCGGTGTTCCACGTCCATCATGGGATACATCTTGTGCTCCATGCCTGGCGGGAACAGTCCCAGCGGAGTGTCCATGCCAAACACTGTAACAACACATAACGCTCAATTAGATACAAATACTTTGGAGAAATACACTACAATTTATACTGGAATACACTACACTATAATACGCAGCAGCCGATAGTCGACCGATTGTACCAAAACGTGTTGCAATAAAACCTTTCagtcactttaaataaaaatatactgctAAATATAGGTAACCTGTTTTACATAGATATTATCTACGAGTATTaacaagataattttattatgtaacgtTGTTTTACCAcgttaatatttgttttgcatCTTTCCAATTTTtcaataaagtaaatgaaacaTTTATCAACACCTATTCCAATAATAAATTGTTCAGTTCGCAAGTGAAAGCAGTGACCCATAAATATTAAAAGGCATTATTAAATTTACACTTCGTGTCCTTATCTGAAATTGGCTTCGATTAAAGCCTAGGAACTTTacagaattaaaaataagtgtaaCATTGTTTTTTCACTTAAAAGCCGGTTACAAATAAACACGCAATTAATACGATTAATTTAGTAGTAAATTGCACCTAACATCGATGGAATACTaagcaaacaaaattattcaacatTCAGTAAAAGTTACGGCGAATAATGCGGCTACTCggcgctagatggcgttagaTGCATGAAGTGAGTCGTATGCTTCCCATTCGAATGTATAACATTGAACGCATTTATAACACATTTTGCTATTAGTGTTAAGCTTATAATTAACTTGTTAATTGggatataaaatttataattacttatgcAGGTTTAGTTTAGTATTggcatattatatgtataaaactataaaatgaattaaaatattttaaagcgaTCCGTATGCTTCTCATTTTCTTATACAAGTGAGTCTTTACTGTCATTTATAATTTACAGAGTACCTACATTGAAACAAGATTAATTTGCAACAGGCACTTCAACAGCATTAACACCTAGCAAAACGTAATAATTTTCTCCAGTAATTAGTGCATCGTcaacataaattttaattgGATAGAATTgaacattattaataaatatctcACTGTAGAAATCCATGTTCAATTACAATTATTTCATCGCGTTTGAAGGGCTGGAGGTGAAGTGGCCGGTAACAAGACTGCGAGATGTAAATAACATCTCGCTTAGTGTCGTTGCCCGCTAATCGAATGCGACAAATCGATCGCCTTCGCTGCTTTATTGCAAACCTTTTGTTCTGTAGTGCTTTGCGCTTATGTGCGCctagtacttatttatttaaatgcccttagtatatttagttttgttaaaaattaattatttttataattttaatgcgGCATTTAGTGTAAGCTAAAATTAAATCTCTTTAGTTGTAACATAGTAGTTCTAGACTTCTAGAAAGCTTACTAATGTTGTTAGCACTGATATTGTTGTGAGCAAAACGATACGATTtgcttttcaaatagttttgaACAGCGAACGAACTCAAACTGCGAATAATTTGTCTATATACGTATTTGAACTTACATGAAATACCTGGACAGGTAAAGGTAGATAgaacttaaaagaaaaagatgGCAGAATAATAATCAAACATTGTTCAAAGATAAGAGAAATGGAAATGAAAAATTTCATTTGCCCATTCCTCTGTATTCAGATGAGATGCGATTCAAGGAGTTGCAACGTATTGTGCGACGAATCGATACCGTTGGGCGCTTTACACCGAGACACCTCCGCTAACTTATGTAGATCTATGTATCTTTACTGTAGA
This sequence is a window from Spodoptera frugiperda isolate SF20-4 chromosome 5, AGI-APGP_CSIRO_Sfru_2.0, whole genome shotgun sequence. Protein-coding genes within it:
- the LOC118272180 gene encoding protein jim lovell, which translates into the protein MDDKPSAVGGEEHYSLRWNNHQAHLLRSFEALLHAETLVDVTLVCAERRVRAHKVLLGACSPLFRRIFSENPCKHPVIVLKDFQGWEVQAVVDFMYRGEVSVAQEQLGTVIRAGESLQVRGLADQDREEPARSPTATPLARSPAQATPPAPSPPVSPASPQPRRKQARPRRRSGESDTPENLSMRRSPSGGLKAVRLSRPRSPPKQEQEEPEAEVPPPPRMFAPHQDMFPPVPPAAVSALSLTPPHMFGMDTPLGLFPPGMEHKMYPMMDVEHRAPLDSQLFTNVKKKWRPKGQHSAPRGGPPRSWTNAELTEALQHVWNKKMTTSQASRIFGIPYNSLLMYVRGKYGKSLKLEQLRKDCIGGPLDVLNLNSGNNNNNQPSGKHHDKDDHSQRPASSEPDIASNPMFNPFQQGFYPEFAPGFPMPLNMLHLLPPNDKARELYQSMPMALDSLSGVTKEEDCKSDRSKENSADEEGESYRAPSHPPHPPDNRTLLHHNGQD